From the Desulfomonilia bacterium genome, one window contains:
- a CDS encoding DUF6485 family protein, whose amino-acid sequence MECKKEKNLERCNCTTEPCSRKGICCECIEHHLKMRKLPACCFPGDEEKSHNRSFEHFAELVSKGRI is encoded by the coding sequence ATGGAATGCAAAAAAGAAAAGAACCTTGAACGGTGCAACTGCACCACCGAGCCCTGCAGCAGGAAAGGCATATGCTGCGAATGCATCGAACATCATCTGAAGATGAGGAAACTTCCCGCCTGCTGTTTTCCCGGGGATGAAGAAAAATCGCACAACCGATCGTTCGAACATTTCGCAGAGCTTGTTTCAAAGGGCAGGATATAA
- a CDS encoding LysE family translocator produces the protein MFDYSLAHWMTFFSAAVLLNLSPGPDMAFILGRTARQGVKAGFTAMFGVWSGAFVHVIFAALGLSAVLAASSTAFSVVKWIGAIYLIVLGIQSLISKGKGGTVDAGIVQNDPVKIFRQGVFVAVSNPKTAVFFLAFLPQFAVTGAGPVGAQLFLHGSLIIVVAGFIEPPLIIVGGRLTGYLNHNIRISRWLDRGLGTLFVGLGIKLAISERI, from the coding sequence CTCTCTCCAGGTCCGGACATGGCGTTCATACTCGGAAGGACCGCAAGACAAGGAGTGAAAGCTGGCTTCACTGCAATGTTCGGCGTGTGGAGCGGTGCGTTTGTTCACGTGATTTTTGCCGCGCTCGGGCTGTCCGCTGTCCTGGCCGCATCGTCAACGGCGTTTTCCGTCGTCAAGTGGATAGGGGCGATTTATCTTATCGTTCTGGGCATCCAGTCGCTGATCTCAAAGGGTAAGGGCGGGACTGTCGATGCCGGGATCGTCCAGAATGATCCGGTCAAGATTTTCCGTCAGGGTGTATTCGTGGCGGTATCCAATCCCAAGACCGCCGTTTTTTTTCTGGCGTTTCTTCCCCAATTCGCCGTGACCGGTGCAGGGCCTGTCGGCGCGCAGCTGTTCCTGCACGGCTCGCTTATAATAGTGGTGGCAGGCTTTATTGAACCTCCCCTTATCATTGTGGGAGGAAGGCTTACAGGCTATCTCAACCATAATATCCGTATTTCGCGCTGGCTGGACCGCGGCCTTGGCACCCTGTTCGTGGGATTGGGAATAAAGCTGGCGATAAGCGAACGCATCTGA